Proteins from one Oryza sativa Japonica Group chromosome 12, ASM3414082v1 genomic window:
- the LOC4352474 gene encoding uncharacterized protein isoform X2 has translation MGSGGGGGDLGVAREVREEERGGGGGGMRKARVCVRAPHGAGALLVVGGAVVGAAVFAWCRRRCRSDGGEGEGERKEGAKNHGEHPAKEEGGLDGGVVEGEQGDAQRLHQIYQNLSRDNVEVGVNGSDGKATDELYQIQKDDEVVPNGDKIVLSELVTEAVEKYDHGSIKDCAEIAPDGMVNEAVETYNHNSERDCAEITAHVMDTENVTEDDDNSGKNDAENEIIVNENEGEENSAENTFSLSSPDITLEEHDNNNCVDQDTASTETTPTTEKVMHQEQVSEQVKMAETAEVKPAEETETTPMVQTEVKLEEETETTPVAETTEVKPAEETETSTVAETLQVKPAEETDTTSMAETAELKLAEETETASMAETAEVKLAEETETIPMAETAEVKLAEEKVMKKNEFEHEEENSKEEYVKPVNSLAYSSVPSLLKRTVKKGQVNPRWNETGMKLEQDCTNGELNEHDLTKAGATAMGGAVLTMARRPDSMAILALIVAVTIAITIVVRLYVPLQAT, from the exons ATGggaagtggtggtggtggtggtgatcttGGTGTGGCGCgagaggtgagagaggaggagagaggtggcggcggcggcgggatgaggAAGGCGCGCGTGTGCGTCCGCGCGCcgcacggcgccggcgcgctgctcgtcgtcggcggcgcggtcgtcggcgccgccgtcttcgcgtggtgccgccgccgctgccgaagtgacggcggcgagggcgagggcgagcgcAAGGAGGGCGCCAAGAACCACGGCGAGCATCCAGC AAAGGAGGAGGGTGGTTTGGATGGCGGAGTTGTCGAGGGCGAGCAG GGGGACGCGCAGAGGCTTCATCAAATTTATCAGAATCTGAGCAGGGACAACGTCGAGGTTGGAGTCAATGGATCG GATGGCAAGGCAACAGATGAACTTTATCAGATTCAGAAGGATGATGAGGTCGTTCCGAATGGTGATAAGATCGTTCTGTCTGAATTg GTTACTGAAGCTGTGGAGAAATATGATCACGGTTCAATCAAGGACTGTGCGGAGATCGCCCCGGATGGCATG GTTAATGAAGCTGTTGAGACATATAATCACAATTCAGAGAGGGACTGCGCTGAGATCACTGCACATGTTATG GACACAGAAAATGTGACAGAGGATGATGATAATTCAGGCAAAAATGATGCCGAGAATGAGATAATTGTAAAT GAAAATGAAGGTGAAGAAAATTCTGCGGAAAACACTTTTAGCCTCAGCAGCCCTGACATCACCCTTGAGGAACATGACAACAACAACTGTGTTGATCAAGATACTGCATCAACAGAGACAACACCAACTACAGAGAAGGTGATGCATCAAGAACAAGTCTCAGAGCAGGTGAAGATGGCAGAAACAGCAGAAGTGAAACCGGCAGAAGAAACAGAAACCACACCAATGGTTCAAACAGAAGTGAAACTGGAAGAGGAAACGGAGACCACACCAGTTGCTGAAACAACAGAAGTGAAGCCGGCAGAAGAAACAGAGACCTCAACAGTGGCTGAAACTTTACAGGTGAAACCAGCCGAAGAAACGGATACCACATCCATGGCTGAAACAGCAGAACTGAAGCTGGCAGAAGAAACAGAGACTGCATCAATGGCTGAAACAGCAGAAGTGAAACTCGCAGAAGAAACAGAGACCATACCAATGGCAGAAACAGCAGAAGTGAAACTAGCAGAAGAAAAAGTCATGAAGAAAAATGAGTTTGAACATGAGGAAGAGAATTCTAAGGAAGAATATGTTAAACCGGTCAATTCACTGGCATATTCCTCAGTGCCATCTCTGCTTAAGCGAACGGTGAAGAAAGGGCAGGTGAATCCTAGATGGAATGAGACAGGGATGAAGCTAGAGCAAGATTGCACCAACGGTGAGCTGAATGAGCATGACCTGACCAAAGCAGGAGCTACCGCAATGGGAGGAGCTGTTTTGACCATGGCTCGTAGGCCTGATTCTATGGCCATTCTTGCTCTTATAGTTGCAGTTACCATCGCGATAACTATCGTCGTGCGCCTATATGTTCCTCTGCAAGCAACATGA
- the LOC4352475 gene encoding disease resistance protein Pik-2-like isoform X2 yields the protein MNVATGAMNTLLPKLGELLVGEYKLQKGVKGEIEELEKELTSMTAALHKVAETPADKLDKLAKIWASDVRELSYDIEDAIDTFMIKGKGHELATSFKKVTNLFNKFKTNHQIHGVIKDIMDQVKKVSERRSRYIVDDIAARPTIVDVDPRLEAMYRKATELVGINEPKSELTKRLLEHDYSSRQQSNIISIVGFGGLGKTTLANSLLQELEAKFDCHFFVSVSLKPDINKILKSILPQLDKKRYAHINEAWETKQFIDEIQDFLKNKRFLCVIDDVWEKSAWDDIKLAVQDAKLGSKIIVTTRNMVVAEHAGDLCGVTEKILKKCGGVPLAIITTACLLASKPRNSEEWDKVNKSISLGLENNLDVDNMRKILSLSYNDLPFHLKTCLLSLSKYPEDELIRKDVLIWGWLAEGFITDETRLAGTSLQEIGESYFSELINRSLIQPMDTYFQYEDGKVHECRVHDMVLELINQLSAEEDFVTTYLSDGQQAGKCTCTTQKKKKIHRLSLHNSNKSYASPEAREQLSKVRSLTIFGKVDSIPPLSSFHVLRVLQIEDCSGMGKNHFSDLGKLRLLRFMRLGCYSATELPESIGKLESLETLDIRGARSRTPYYSFKSPKVVFPMSFVKLRKLLRLFAGEVKLAQGLMLGNMKSLQELEVEATPEVIKEIGYLKELRTLRIIVNSQISETLELVESIQTSIKRLTNLQDLDLRLSGVRETIDMQQIPSGLQRLFMFRLDMEAFPCWINSSMLSRLTALSILLKSEYLQPDHLDRLAKLPSLRFLRLELEGDPFRLKQLTIHRGACAFRSLKYFHLYSYMMPSFQPGAMPHLERLCLLIMTFIVRGDLNDLGLENLHSLRHVTIHSCNDETKAVVKEALKDCPNQAALELY from the exons ATGAACGTTGCCACAGGGGCAATGAACACCCTACTCCCCAAGCTTGGGGAGCTGCTGGTAGGCGAATACAAGCTACAAAAGGGTGTCAAGGGAGAGATCGAAGAACTTGAGAAAGAGCTGACAAGTATGACCGCAGCCCTCCACAAGGTGGCTGAGACGCCTGCAGATAAACTTGATAAGCTGGCGAAGATCTGGGCCAGCGATGTCAGGGAGCTGTCTTACGACATCGAAGATGCCATCGACACCTTCATGATAAAGGGCAAGGGGCATGAACTTGCCACGAGCTTCAAGAAGGTCACCAATTTGTTCAACAAGTTCAAAACTAACCATCAGATTCACGGTGTCATCAAAGATATCATGGACCAGGTCAAGAAGGTCAGCGAGCGTCGTAGTAGGTACATAGTCGACGACATCGCTGCCAGACCAACTATTGTGGATGTTGATCCTCGCCTAGAAGCTATGTACCGGAAGGCAACAGAACTCGTTGGCATTAATGAGCCAAAAAGTGAGCTAACTAAGCGACTCTTGGAACATGACTACTCATCCAGGCAGCAATCAAATATAATTTCTATTGTTGGATTCGGAGGCTTGGGAAAGACAACTCTTGCCAATTCATTACTCCAGGAGCTTGAGGCAAAATTTGATTGCCATTTTTTTGTTTCGGTATCCTTGAAACCTGATATAAACAAGATTCTCAAAAGTATTCTTCCCCAACTTGACAAGAAAAGGTATGCCCACATAAATGAAGCATGGGAAACGAAGCAGTTCATTGATGAAATTCAAGACTTCCTCAAGAATAAAAG GTTCTTGTGCGTGATTGATGATGTTTGGGAAAAATCAGCGTGGGATGATATCAAACTTGCTGTGCAAGATGCTAAACTTGGTAGCAAGATAATTGTAACCACACGAAACATGGTCGTTGCTGAACATGCAG GTGATTTGTGTGGTGTCACTGAGAAAATTTTGAAGAAATGCGGTGGTGTACCGCTAGCCATCATTACTACAGCATGCCTACTTGCTAGCAAACCAAGGAATTCAGAGGAATGGGACAAGGTCAATAAGTCTATCAGTTTGGGGCTTGAGAACAACCTTGATGTGGACAACATGCGGAAGATATTAAGCCTCAGTTACAACGATCTACCTTTTCATTTGAAGACTTGCTTGTTGTCTCTAAGCAAATATCCTGAGGATGAGCTAATTAGAAAAGATGTTTTGATATGGGGTTGGTTAGCAGAGGGTTTTATTACAGATGAAACACGACTTGCAGGGACAAGCTTGCAGGAGATTGGAGAGAGCTACTTCAGCGAGCTCATCAATCGAAGCTTGATCCAGCCGATGGATACTTACTTTCAATACGAAGATGGTAAGGTACATGAGTGCAGAGTACATGACATGGTGCTTGAGCTAATAAATCAGCTGTCAGCGGAAGAAGATTTTGTTACAACGTATTTATCAGATGGTCAACAAGCAGGTAAATGTACATGTACAacacagaagaagaagaagattcaCCGACTCTCTCTCCATAACAGCAACAAATCTTATGCCTCACCAGAAGCAAGAGAACAATTGTCCAAAGTAAGGTCACTCACTATCTTCGGCAAGGTCGACTCGATACCACCCTTGTCGAGCTTTCATGTCCTGCGTGTGTTGCAGATTGAGGACTGCAGTGGTATGGGCAAGAACCATTTTAGTGATCTTGGCAAGCTACGCCTCCTAAGATTTATGCGTCTAGGGTGCTATAGTGCCACCGAGCTCCCTGAAAGCATTGGAAAACTAGAATCTCTCGAAACCCTGGACATAAGAGGTGCTAGATCAAGAACACCATATTATTCTTTTAAATCTCCTAAGGTAGTGTTTCCAATGTCTTTTGTCAAACTAAGGAAACTATTGCGGCTATTTGCTGGCGAAGTGAAGTTGGCGCAAGGTCTGATGCTAGGAAATATGAAATCTTTACAGGAGCTTGAAGTAGAAGCCACACCGGAGGTAATAAAAGAGATTGGTTATTTGAAAGAGCTAAGGACTCTTAGGATCATTGTGAACAGTCAAATCAGTGAGACATTAGAGTTAGTGGAATCCATTCAAACATCTATAAAAAGGCTCACCAATTTGCAAGACCTGGATTTGAGACTAAGTGGTGTACGAGAAACCATAGACATGCAACAGATTCCTTCCGGCCTCCAAAGGTTGTTCATGTTCCGTTTGGACATGGAGGCATTCCCATGTTGGATCAATTCGTCAATGCTCTCCCGCCTCACCGCCTTATCCATTTTGCTGAAGTCTGAATATCTCCAGCCTGACCACCTTGATCGCCTCGCTAAGCTTCCATCTCTTCGTTTTCTGAGGCTAGAATTAGAAGGTGATCCGTTTCGGCTGAAACAACTCACTATCCACAGAGGTGCATGTGCATTCCGgagtttaaaatattttcacCTTTATAGCTACATGATGCCATCGTTTCAACCAGGAGCTATGCCTCACCTTGAAAGGCTTTGTCTTCTGATTATGACTTTTATAGTGAGGGGTGACTTGAATGATTTAGGTTTGGAGAACCTCCACTCCCTTCGTCATGTAACCATTCATTCCTGTAATGACGAAACCAAGGCTGTTGTTAAAGAGGCACTTAAGGACTGTCCTAATCAAGCAGCTCTCGAATTATACTGA
- the LOC4352475 gene encoding disease resistance protein RGA5-like isoform X1 → MNVATGAMNTLLPKLGELLVGEYKLQKGVKGEIEELEKELTSMTAALHKVAETPADKLDKLAKIWASDVRELSYDIEDAIDTFMIKGKGHELATSFKKVTNLFNKFKTNHQIHGVIKDIMDQVKKVSERRSRYIVDDIAARPTIVDVDPRLEAMYRKATELVGINEPKSELTKRLLEHDYSSRQQSNIISIVGFGGLGKTTLANSLLQELEAKFDCHFFVSVSLKPDINKILKSILPQLDKKRYAHINEAWETKQFIDEIQDFLKNKRFLCVIDDVWEKSAWDDIKLAVQDAKLGSKIIVTTRNMVVAEHAGGGVYEMKPLSNDDSRQLFCKRIFDSNDDCPGDLCGVTEKILKKCGGVPLAIITTACLLASKPRNSEEWDKVNKSISLGLENNLDVDNMRKILSLSYNDLPFHLKTCLLSLSKYPEDELIRKDVLIWGWLAEGFITDETRLAGTSLQEIGESYFSELINRSLIQPMDTYFQYEDGKVHECRVHDMVLELINQLSAEEDFVTTYLSDGQQAGKCTCTTQKKKKIHRLSLHNSNKSYASPEAREQLSKVRSLTIFGKVDSIPPLSSFHVLRVLQIEDCSGMGKNHFSDLGKLRLLRFMRLGCYSATELPESIGKLESLETLDIRGARSRTPYYSFKSPKVVFPMSFVKLRKLLRLFAGEVKLAQGLMLGNMKSLQELEVEATPEVIKEIGYLKELRTLRIIVNSQISETLELVESIQTSIKRLTNLQDLDLRLSGVRETIDMQQIPSGLQRLFMFRLDMEAFPCWINSSMLSRLTALSILLKSEYLQPDHLDRLAKLPSLRFLRLELEGDPFRLKQLTIHRGACAFRSLKYFHLYSYMMPSFQPGAMPHLERLCLLIMTFIVRGDLNDLGLENLHSLRHVTIHSCNDETKAVVKEALKDCPNQAALELY, encoded by the exons ATGAACGTTGCCACAGGGGCAATGAACACCCTACTCCCCAAGCTTGGGGAGCTGCTGGTAGGCGAATACAAGCTACAAAAGGGTGTCAAGGGAGAGATCGAAGAACTTGAGAAAGAGCTGACAAGTATGACCGCAGCCCTCCACAAGGTGGCTGAGACGCCTGCAGATAAACTTGATAAGCTGGCGAAGATCTGGGCCAGCGATGTCAGGGAGCTGTCTTACGACATCGAAGATGCCATCGACACCTTCATGATAAAGGGCAAGGGGCATGAACTTGCCACGAGCTTCAAGAAGGTCACCAATTTGTTCAACAAGTTCAAAACTAACCATCAGATTCACGGTGTCATCAAAGATATCATGGACCAGGTCAAGAAGGTCAGCGAGCGTCGTAGTAGGTACATAGTCGACGACATCGCTGCCAGACCAACTATTGTGGATGTTGATCCTCGCCTAGAAGCTATGTACCGGAAGGCAACAGAACTCGTTGGCATTAATGAGCCAAAAAGTGAGCTAACTAAGCGACTCTTGGAACATGACTACTCATCCAGGCAGCAATCAAATATAATTTCTATTGTTGGATTCGGAGGCTTGGGAAAGACAACTCTTGCCAATTCATTACTCCAGGAGCTTGAGGCAAAATTTGATTGCCATTTTTTTGTTTCGGTATCCTTGAAACCTGATATAAACAAGATTCTCAAAAGTATTCTTCCCCAACTTGACAAGAAAAGGTATGCCCACATAAATGAAGCATGGGAAACGAAGCAGTTCATTGATGAAATTCAAGACTTCCTCAAGAATAAAAG GTTCTTGTGCGTGATTGATGATGTTTGGGAAAAATCAGCGTGGGATGATATCAAACTTGCTGTGCAAGATGCTAAACTTGGTAGCAAGATAATTGTAACCACACGAAACATGGTCGTTGCTGAACATGCAGGTGGTGGTGTTTATGAAATGAAACCCTTATCTAATGATGATTCCAGACAATTGTTCTGCAAACGAATATTTGACTCTAACGATGACTGTCCAGGTGATTTGTGTGGTGTCACTGAGAAAATTTTGAAGAAATGCGGTGGTGTACCGCTAGCCATCATTACTACAGCATGCCTACTTGCTAGCAAACCAAGGAATTCAGAGGAATGGGACAAGGTCAATAAGTCTATCAGTTTGGGGCTTGAGAACAACCTTGATGTGGACAACATGCGGAAGATATTAAGCCTCAGTTACAACGATCTACCTTTTCATTTGAAGACTTGCTTGTTGTCTCTAAGCAAATATCCTGAGGATGAGCTAATTAGAAAAGATGTTTTGATATGGGGTTGGTTAGCAGAGGGTTTTATTACAGATGAAACACGACTTGCAGGGACAAGCTTGCAGGAGATTGGAGAGAGCTACTTCAGCGAGCTCATCAATCGAAGCTTGATCCAGCCGATGGATACTTACTTTCAATACGAAGATGGTAAGGTACATGAGTGCAGAGTACATGACATGGTGCTTGAGCTAATAAATCAGCTGTCAGCGGAAGAAGATTTTGTTACAACGTATTTATCAGATGGTCAACAAGCAGGTAAATGTACATGTACAacacagaagaagaagaagattcaCCGACTCTCTCTCCATAACAGCAACAAATCTTATGCCTCACCAGAAGCAAGAGAACAATTGTCCAAAGTAAGGTCACTCACTATCTTCGGCAAGGTCGACTCGATACCACCCTTGTCGAGCTTTCATGTCCTGCGTGTGTTGCAGATTGAGGACTGCAGTGGTATGGGCAAGAACCATTTTAGTGATCTTGGCAAGCTACGCCTCCTAAGATTTATGCGTCTAGGGTGCTATAGTGCCACCGAGCTCCCTGAAAGCATTGGAAAACTAGAATCTCTCGAAACCCTGGACATAAGAGGTGCTAGATCAAGAACACCATATTATTCTTTTAAATCTCCTAAGGTAGTGTTTCCAATGTCTTTTGTCAAACTAAGGAAACTATTGCGGCTATTTGCTGGCGAAGTGAAGTTGGCGCAAGGTCTGATGCTAGGAAATATGAAATCTTTACAGGAGCTTGAAGTAGAAGCCACACCGGAGGTAATAAAAGAGATTGGTTATTTGAAAGAGCTAAGGACTCTTAGGATCATTGTGAACAGTCAAATCAGTGAGACATTAGAGTTAGTGGAATCCATTCAAACATCTATAAAAAGGCTCACCAATTTGCAAGACCTGGATTTGAGACTAAGTGGTGTACGAGAAACCATAGACATGCAACAGATTCCTTCCGGCCTCCAAAGGTTGTTCATGTTCCGTTTGGACATGGAGGCATTCCCATGTTGGATCAATTCGTCAATGCTCTCCCGCCTCACCGCCTTATCCATTTTGCTGAAGTCTGAATATCTCCAGCCTGACCACCTTGATCGCCTCGCTAAGCTTCCATCTCTTCGTTTTCTGAGGCTAGAATTAGAAGGTGATCCGTTTCGGCTGAAACAACTCACTATCCACAGAGGTGCATGTGCATTCCGgagtttaaaatattttcacCTTTATAGCTACATGATGCCATCGTTTCAACCAGGAGCTATGCCTCACCTTGAAAGGCTTTGTCTTCTGATTATGACTTTTATAGTGAGGGGTGACTTGAATGATTTAGGTTTGGAGAACCTCCACTCCCTTCGTCATGTAACCATTCATTCCTGTAATGACGAAACCAAGGCTGTTGTTAAAGAGGCACTTAAGGACTGTCCTAATCAAGCAGCTCTCGAATTATACTGA
- the LOC4352474 gene encoding uncharacterized protein isoform X1, whose protein sequence is MGSGGGGGDLGVAREVREEERGGGGGGMRKARVCVRAPHGAGALLVVGGAVVGAAVFAWCRRRCRSDGGEGEGERKEGAKNHGEHPAKEEGGLDGGVVEGEQGDAQRLHQIYQNLSRDNVEVGVNGSDGKATDELYQIQKDDEVVPNGVKMRGSTVVGSLQFCLLLLCFGFQVTEAVEKYDHGSIKDCAEIAPDGMVNEAVETYNHNSERDCAEITAHVMDTENVTEDDDNSGKNDAENEIIVNENEGEENSAENTFSLSSPDITLEEHDNNNCVDQDTASTETTPTTEKVMHQEQVSEQVKMAETAEVKPAEETETTPMVQTEVKLEEETETTPVAETTEVKPAEETETSTVAETLQVKPAEETDTTSMAETAELKLAEETETASMAETAEVKLAEETETIPMAETAEVKLAEEKVMKKNEFEHEEENSKEEYVKPVNSLAYSSVPSLLKRTVKKGQVNPRWNETGMKLEQDCTNGELNEHDLTKAGATAMGGAVLTMARRPDSMAILALIVAVTIAITIVVRLYVPLQAT, encoded by the exons ATGggaagtggtggtggtggtggtgatcttGGTGTGGCGCgagaggtgagagaggaggagagaggtggcggcggcggcgggatgaggAAGGCGCGCGTGTGCGTCCGCGCGCcgcacggcgccggcgcgctgctcgtcgtcggcggcgcggtcgtcggcgccgccgtcttcgcgtggtgccgccgccgctgccgaagtgacggcggcgagggcgagggcgagcgcAAGGAGGGCGCCAAGAACCACGGCGAGCATCCAGC AAAGGAGGAGGGTGGTTTGGATGGCGGAGTTGTCGAGGGCGAGCAG GGGGACGCGCAGAGGCTTCATCAAATTTATCAGAATCTGAGCAGGGACAACGTCGAGGTTGGAGTCAATGGATCG GATGGCAAGGCAACAGATGAACTTTATCAGATTCAGAAGGATGATGAGGTCGTTCCGAATG GAGTCAAAATGCGTGGGAGCACTGTTGTAGGTTCTTTACAATTCTGTCTTTTGCTCTTGTGTTTCGGGTTTCAGGTTACTGAAGCTGTGGAGAAATATGATCACGGTTCAATCAAGGACTGTGCGGAGATCGCCCCGGATGGCATG GTTAATGAAGCTGTTGAGACATATAATCACAATTCAGAGAGGGACTGCGCTGAGATCACTGCACATGTTATG GACACAGAAAATGTGACAGAGGATGATGATAATTCAGGCAAAAATGATGCCGAGAATGAGATAATTGTAAAT GAAAATGAAGGTGAAGAAAATTCTGCGGAAAACACTTTTAGCCTCAGCAGCCCTGACATCACCCTTGAGGAACATGACAACAACAACTGTGTTGATCAAGATACTGCATCAACAGAGACAACACCAACTACAGAGAAGGTGATGCATCAAGAACAAGTCTCAGAGCAGGTGAAGATGGCAGAAACAGCAGAAGTGAAACCGGCAGAAGAAACAGAAACCACACCAATGGTTCAAACAGAAGTGAAACTGGAAGAGGAAACGGAGACCACACCAGTTGCTGAAACAACAGAAGTGAAGCCGGCAGAAGAAACAGAGACCTCAACAGTGGCTGAAACTTTACAGGTGAAACCAGCCGAAGAAACGGATACCACATCCATGGCTGAAACAGCAGAACTGAAGCTGGCAGAAGAAACAGAGACTGCATCAATGGCTGAAACAGCAGAAGTGAAACTCGCAGAAGAAACAGAGACCATACCAATGGCAGAAACAGCAGAAGTGAAACTAGCAGAAGAAAAAGTCATGAAGAAAAATGAGTTTGAACATGAGGAAGAGAATTCTAAGGAAGAATATGTTAAACCGGTCAATTCACTGGCATATTCCTCAGTGCCATCTCTGCTTAAGCGAACGGTGAAGAAAGGGCAGGTGAATCCTAGATGGAATGAGACAGGGATGAAGCTAGAGCAAGATTGCACCAACGGTGAGCTGAATGAGCATGACCTGACCAAAGCAGGAGCTACCGCAATGGGAGGAGCTGTTTTGACCATGGCTCGTAGGCCTGATTCTATGGCCATTCTTGCTCTTATAGTTGCAGTTACCATCGCGATAACTATCGTCGTGCGCCTATATGTTCCTCTGCAAGCAACATGA